In Nicotiana tabacum cultivar K326 chromosome 2, ASM71507v2, whole genome shotgun sequence, the following proteins share a genomic window:
- the LOC142166423 gene encoding uncharacterized protein LOC142166423 — translation MGLSHEYPQLHILNILEISDTYITNGVTPDYVRITVFPFSLLAEAKRWLKLEPANSITSWNDLARKFLAQFFPSGKTAKIRSEIVAFKQESGESLYSTWERFKWFLRDCPHHNQTNEVLAHTFIEGLHPETKIMVDAAARGQVLEKSIDEIYALLNKFSKSNSNWRGEMGRHTVQKSTGVLELDVVSALSAQIAILSNQVNKMALVINKQQDQPVQQVQINIPLVDIMQEVPKYVKYIRDIVANKMRLAEFETVALTEECISRIQSNIPQKLKDLVSIFRQLVLGEPRPTTMSLQLVDLPVVHPEGVIEDALLQVGSIIFPDDFNILDYEPDQEVPFILGRPFLVTGRAIIDVCEGKMTIRVGDRVEVFNVYKALKLPAHYEELSMISMVESDVTSLVTYMSSIDPLE, via the exons ATGGGTCTTTCGCACGAGTATCCACAACTACACATTCTGAACAtcttggagattagtgatacttatatcACTAACGGAGTCACTCCAGACTATGTGAGGATCACAGTGTTCCCCTTTTCTTTATTGGCCGAAGCAAAGCGATGGTTGAAGTTGGAACCAGCTAATTCTATTACATCATGGAATGATCTGGCAAGAAAATTTTTGGCACAGTTTTTCCCTTCAGGCAAAACTGCAAAGATCAGAAGTGAGATAGTAGCATTTAAACAAGAATCGGGAGAGTCTTTATATTCAACTTGGGAAAGGTTCAAGTGGTTTCTCAGAGATTGTCCTCATCACAACCAGACAAATGAAGTGTTAGCTCATACTTTCATAGAAGGACTACATCCAGAGACAAAAATTATGGTGGACGCTGCAGCGAGaggtcaagtgttggagaaaagcATTGATGAAATTTAtgcattattgaacaaattctccaaaagtAATTCTAATTGGAGAGGAGAGATGGGCAGACACACAGTTCAAAAATCTACAGGGGTCCTCGAGTTAGACGTTGTTTCTGCATTATCAGCGCAGATTGCCATATTGTCCAACCAAGTCAATAAGATGGCCTTGGTTATTAATAAGCAACAAGATCAGCCAGTTCAGCAG GTGCAAATCAATATTCCGCTGGTAGACATCATGCAGGAAGTGCCCAAATATGTAAAATATATCAGAGACATAGTGGCAAATAAGATGAGGTTGGCCGAGTTTGAAACTGTGGCACTCACCGAAGAATGTATCTCAAGAATTCAAAGCAATATACCTCAAAAATTAAAGGATCTAG TATCTATTTTTAGACAGTTGGTGTTGGGTGAGCCACGCCCAACTACGATGAGTCTACAGTTGGTTGATCTCCCCGTTGTTCATCCGgaaggggtgattgaagatgCGTTACTCCAAGTGGGTTCTATCATATTCCCGGATGATTTCAATATCTTAGACTATGAGCCTGATCAGGAAGTCCCATTTATTTTAGGGCGTCCATTCTTAGTTACGGGCCGAGCTATTATTGATGTGTGTGAAGGCAAGATGACAATAAGAGTGGGTGATCGAGTGGAGGTATTCAATGTTTATAAAGCACTCAAATTGCCAGCCCACTATGAAGAACTATCCATGATTTCTATGGTGGAAAGTGATGTGACTTCATTGGTGACTTATATGAGCTCCATAGACCCACTTGAATGA
- the LOC142166420 gene encoding uncharacterized protein LOC142166420, protein MFYSIYYAIKTLDDAQLNYTTTEKDLLAVVWAFEKFCAYLVGTKVIVHYDHVAVRLENHEHVDEGGQIKEIFSDEQLFAITHDPAPWYADYMNYIVSGVLPPEIQSEARKWFLHDVNFYYWDEPFLYKQCADQLMRRCIPKREVELVLYDYHASSYGGHHGGDRTVAKVLQSGFYRPTMFKDAHEFVKKYNQCQRTGTITGRHEMPLDNILEVEIFDVWGIDFMGPFPLSRGNKYILLVLELLNNLQAKYGVRHRVAIAYHPQTSGQVVVSNREIKQILENKVNEQEILGCKAK, encoded by the exons ATGTTTTACTCCATATACTATGCGATTAAGACTCTTGATGATGCTCAGCTGAATTACACTACCACTGAGAAGGATCTATTGGCAGTTGTGTGGGCCTTTGAGAAATTTTGTGCTTACTTGGTGGGAACAAAAGTTATAGTCCACTACGATCATGTAGCAGTCAG GCTGGAAAATCATGAGCACGTGGACGAAGGTGGACAAATTAAGGAGATATTTTCTGATGAGCAACTTTTTGCCATCACCCATGACCCTGCCCCATGGTACGCGGACTATATGAATTATATTGTTAGTGGGGTACTTCCTCCTGAAATTCAATCTGAGGCTAGAAAGTGGTTTTTGCATGATGTGAACTTTTACTactgggatgagccattcttgtACAAACAGTGTGCTGATCAGTTGATGAGGAGGTGCATTCCTAAAAGAGAGGTGGAATTAGTGTTGTATGACTACCATGCCTCGTCTTATGGGGGCCATCATGGAGGCGATAGGACAGTTGCAAAGGTGTTGCAGTCAGGGTTCTATAGGCCAACAatgttcaaggatgcccatgaATTTGTTAAGAAGTATAACCAGTGTCAAAGAACAGGAACAATCACGGGGAGGCATGAGATGCCTTTGGATAATATCCTGGAGGTAGAGATTTTTGACGTGTGGGGCATAGACttcatgggaccattcccattgTCTAGAGGAAACAAATATATTTTGCTAGTGCTGGA GTTGTTGAATAACCTTCAAGCTAAGTATGGGGTCCGCCACAGAGTTGCCATAGCATATCATCCACAAACAAGTGGACAAGTTGTAGTGTCCAACAGAGAAATAAAGCAGATACTAGAGAATAAAGTGAATGAACAGGAAATATTGGGCTGCAAAGCTAAATGA